The DNA window GCAAGGACGGCGAACCCGCGTCGTTCGAGCAATTCCAGTGGTACATCAACCTGTTCCTCAACGGCACATTCAACGTGCTGCGACTCGGCGCCGCCAGCATGGCCCGGAACGAGCCCGCCGGCGACAGCGGCCGCGGCGTCATCGTCAACACCGCCAGCATCGCCGCCTTCGAAGGCCAGATCGGTCAGACCGCGTACTCGGCCGCCAAGGGCGGAGTCGTCGGCCTCACCCTGCCCGCCGCACGCGATCTGACCAAGCTCGGCATCCGCGTCATGGCCATCGCGCCGGGGACATTCTTCACCCCTGCTTTCCGGATGGAACGCGAGGAGGCCGAGAAGTTCTGGGGGTCGAATGTTCCGTTCCCCAACCGCATGGGCAGCCCGTCCGAATACGCCGCACTGGTGCAGCACATCGCCGAGAACGACTACCTCAACGGTGAGGTGATCCGGATCGACGGCGCGCTGCGGTTCTCGCCCAAGTAGATCTCGCCGAGGGCCGCATCACGCACAACGGTCCGGTTCGCTCGGAGGATTCCGAGCGAACCGGACCGTTGTCGTTACTGGATACCAACGTCAGAATCAAGGCATTTCACTCAGATCACCGAAGCATCGCGAAGCCGTGCGATCTCCTCTTCGGACCGGCCCAGACCGGCAAGAATCGACCGGGTGTGTTCTCCGAGTCCGGGAACCGGGCCCATCCGAGCCTCCAGACCGCCGAGTGATGCGGGTGGCAGGAGCGCCGCGATGGAGCCGCCGGGTGTGTCCACGTGGCGCCATCTGTCGCGCTCTGCCAACACCGGGTGATCCCACAGTTGATGCATGGTGTTCATCCGAGCGTTGGCGATCGACGCCTCGTCCAGGTTCGCCGCCAATTCGTCTGCGGTGAAACGCTGCACGGCTACGGCGATGATGGATTCGAGTTCGTCTCTGTTGACCACTCGCGCCGGGTTCGTCGCGAACCGCGGGTCCTCGATCAGTTCCGGTTGTCGCAGAACGTCGGTGCACAGCCGACCCCATTCTCGTTGGTTCTGGATCGCCAGCAGGACCGAACCACCGTCGCCTGCGACGACCGGGCCGTACGGCGCGATCGTGGCATGGCGAGCACCCGTGCGCCGCGGGCTCGCTCCGCCGTACTGCGTGTAGTACGCCGGCGAACCCATCCATTCGGTGAGTGCCTCGAAGAGGGACACCGACACCGGCCTGGCCTTGCCGGTGGTCGCCCGAACGTACAGCGCGGTCATGACACCTGCGAACGCGAAGCTCCCGGCGGCGATGTCGGCAACCGAGATACCGGCTTTGGCAACATCTTCCGGGGAACCTGTCACCGAAAGCAGACCGGCCTCGGCTTGCACCAGCAGGTCGTAGGCCTTTCGGTTTCGCCACGGCCCGTCGGCGCCGTATCCGGAAATGTCGCACACGATCAGCGACGGGTGGCTCTGTGCCAGAGCGTCTGGCCCGAGTTCCATTCTCGCCGCAGCACCCGGGCCCAGATTTTGGACGAATACGTCGGCCCTGTCGAGCAACTCGCGCAACAGCTGCCGCCCTTCGGGCGCCTCGAGGTCGAGGGTGATCGATTCCTTGGATCGATTGAGCCACACGAAGTAGCTCGACTGGCCGTGCACGGTCGCGTCGTAGCCGCGGGCGAAATCTCCGGCGTCCGGACGCTCCACTTTGATCACGCGCGCACCGAGGTCCGCGAGTTGTCGGGTGGCGTACGGCGCGGCGACCGCCTGCTCGAGGCTCACGACGGTGATGCCGTCGAGTGGTAATTCGGTCATGGTTCCGCCCTCTGATTCCGATCGGTGCATCAGCGGGTGAGGGGATCGCGGGGAAGTCCGAGCAGGACGCCGGTCATCGAAGTTTGTGACCTTATGTGTCAGATATGGGCTATCCAATCCGGATGGTATCCGACAGGCAAATCCGTGGAACAGTCATGCGACGATGCGGGTCACGATCTCTCTGAGCAGTTCAGCGACCATGTTCCGAGACAAGTCACCGGTCGATCGCTCGATCATCGCCCGATTGTGGACAAGATGTCAGAAGATGACCTATCGTGCTGGGAGCAGTGAAGCACGACACACCAGGAGTGGACAGCCGCCCATGAGCATTTCCCTGATTCTGGAGATGGCGGTCTCGGGCAACCCGGACCGCATCGCACTCTCCGTCGAAGACTCTTCACTGACCTACCAGCAATTCACCGAGTTGGTGGCGGGCGTCGGCAGTGTTCTCATCGAGTCCGGAGCCAAGAGCGTCGTGTTCCTCGGCAGCTCGGGCCTCGAACTCCCCACCCTGCTTTTCGCTTCGGCCTACGCCGGTATCCCGTTCACCCCAGTCAACTACCGGCTCGCTGCCGGGGCGCTGCAAACGTTGATCGCGCGGGTCGACGGAGCGGTGGTCGTAGTCGACCGCTCGTACGCGCAGTCGGTCTCCGGAGTCGAAGCACCGGTCGTGCGCACCGACGAACTGTTCGCGCACGGACGCGAGCGCGTATCCGCGCCGTTGCCCGCCGTCGACGTCGATCCGGAGTCTCCGGCGATCGTGCTGTTCACCAGCGGCACGACCTCCGAACCCAAGGGCGTCGTCCTGCGCCACAGCCACCTGCTGAGCTACGTGATGAGCACGGTCGAGTTCGGTTCGGCGGACGAAGCCGACGCCGCCCTCATCAGCGTCCCGCCCTACCACGTGGCCGGAATGGGCACGATCGTCAGCAACTTCTACGCGTGCAGGCGAATGATCTACCTCCCCAACTTCGATGCCGCGCGATGGGTTTCGCTCGCCCGCGCGCAGCATGCGACATCTGCCATGGTCGTCCCGACCATGCTCGACCGCATCGTCGACCATCTGGGCACCGCACGGGTCGACATCCCGACGTTGAAATCACTGTCCTACGGTGGCGCTCGCATGCCACGGCCCACTCTCGAAGCCGCGCTACGTGGGTTTCCCGGCGTCGGATTCGTCAACGCCTACGGCCTCACCGAGACCAGCTCGACCATCGCCCTGCTCGGACCCGAGGACCACCGAGACGCGCTCGACAGCGACGACCCGGCAGTCGCCGCCCGCCTCGGATCGGTCGGGCGCCCGGTGCCCGGAATAGAGATCGAGATCCGCGACTCCGACGACAACGCGGTTCCGCCCGGCGAACAAGGCGAACTCTGGGTACGCGGGCCACAGGTCTCGGGCGAATACATGGGCTCCGGATCGGTGCTCGACGCCGAAGGATGGTTCCCAACGAAGGACCTCGCCTACCAGGACGCCGACGGGTTCCTCTTCGTCGTCGGACGCAATGACGACACCATCATTCGTGGTGGCGAGAACATCGCGCCCGCGGAGATCGAGGATGTACTCGTCGCGCATCCACTGGTCAGATCGGTTGCCGTCGTTGGTATTCCGGACGACCACTGGGGCCAGGCGATCGTCGCGATGGTGGTACTGAAATCCGGTGCCATCTCCGGGCAGGAGCAGCTTCGCGACTTCGTTCGCGCAAAGCTCCGCGGCTCGCGGACGCCGGATCGCATCGTCTTTCGCAGTGAGTTGCCGAGCACCCTCACCGGAAAAATTCTGCGGAGGAACATCGTCGCGGACATTCTGGCGTCGACCGAGGCCACATCGGCCTGAGGCCGGGCCGAAGTTCACTGCTTTTGTGCAAGAGATTCGAGGAGAGCAAGAATGTTGAAGACCGGAGCCAGACTGCAAAGTC is part of the Nocardia sp. NBC_00565 genome and encodes:
- a CDS encoding class I adenylate-forming enzyme family protein, encoding MSISLILEMAVSGNPDRIALSVEDSSLTYQQFTELVAGVGSVLIESGAKSVVFLGSSGLELPTLLFASAYAGIPFTPVNYRLAAGALQTLIARVDGAVVVVDRSYAQSVSGVEAPVVRTDELFAHGRERVSAPLPAVDVDPESPAIVLFTSGTTSEPKGVVLRHSHLLSYVMSTVEFGSADEADAALISVPPYHVAGMGTIVSNFYACRRMIYLPNFDAARWVSLARAQHATSAMVVPTMLDRIVDHLGTARVDIPTLKSLSYGGARMPRPTLEAALRGFPGVGFVNAYGLTETSSTIALLGPEDHRDALDSDDPAVAARLGSVGRPVPGIEIEIRDSDDNAVPPGEQGELWVRGPQVSGEYMGSGSVLDAEGWFPTKDLAYQDADGFLFVVGRNDDTIIRGGENIAPAEIEDVLVAHPLVRSVAVVGIPDDHWGQAIVAMVVLKSGAISGQEQLRDFVRAKLRGSRTPDRIVFRSELPSTLTGKILRRNIVADILASTEATSA
- a CDS encoding CaiB/BaiF CoA transferase family protein, with protein sequence MTELPLDGITVVSLEQAVAAPYATRQLADLGARVIKVERPDAGDFARGYDATVHGQSSYFVWLNRSKESITLDLEAPEGRQLLRELLDRADVFVQNLGPGAAARMELGPDALAQSHPSLIVCDISGYGADGPWRNRKAYDLLVQAEAGLLSVTGSPEDVAKAGISVADIAAGSFAFAGVMTALYVRATTGKARPVSVSLFEALTEWMGSPAYYTQYGGASPRRTGARHATIAPYGPVVAGDGGSVLLAIQNQREWGRLCTDVLRQPELIEDPRFATNPARVVNRDELESIIAVAVQRFTADELAANLDEASIANARMNTMHQLWDHPVLAERDRWRHVDTPGGSIAALLPPASLGGLEARMGPVPGLGEHTRSILAGLGRSEEEIARLRDASVI
- a CDS encoding SDR family NAD(P)-dependent oxidoreductase, which encodes MDISTASALVTGGAGGLGEATVRQLVAKGTAVVIADLNDEKGKALQAELGGKVSYVSTDVMDETSVNAALAVANDLAPLRIVVNAHGGGAGASRVVGKDGEPASFEQFQWYINLFLNGTFNVLRLGAASMARNEPAGDSGRGVIVNTASIAAFEGQIGQTAYSAAKGGVVGLTLPAARDLTKLGIRVMAIAPGTFFTPAFRMEREEAEKFWGSNVPFPNRMGSPSEYAALVQHIAENDYLNGEVIRIDGALRFSPK